A window from Triticum aestivum cultivar Chinese Spring chromosome 6D, IWGSC CS RefSeq v2.1, whole genome shotgun sequence encodes these proteins:
- the LOC123144247 gene encoding nuclear/nucleolar GTPase 2, with the protein MGKKKERSVNVSGKPRHSLDVNRPNDKKGAGGGGGAGGSRSAATVRRLKMYKLRPMRDRGGKIVKHDLQSKELPNTRIEPDRRWFGNTRVINQKELEYFRQELQARLTNNYSVLLKSKQLPLSLLQDHQKQARAHLLDTEPFEHAFGPKGKRKRPKLSSLDYESLIKKADDSQDAFEEKHASSKLPKDEEEDGLRDLVRHNMFEKGQSKRIWGELYKVLDSSDVVVQVLDARDPMGTRCYHLEKHLKENAKHKHLVFLLNKCDLIPAWATKGWLRTLSRDYPTLAFHASINKSFGKGSLLSVLRQFARLRSDKQAISVGFVGYPNVGKSSVINTLRSKTVCKVAPIPGETKVWQYITMTKRIFLIDCPGVVYQNNDTETDVVLKGVVRVTNLDDASEHIGEVLRRVKKEHLQRAYKIQDWADDNDFLVQLSKMSGKLLKGGEPDLTTAAKMVLHDWQRGKIPFFVPPPQQNEDGPSKITEPVEGSGEEVVSSDRAAAAMKAIAGIISSQQTMNVPCQKELGRNGEDSELPEQSDLLVKD; encoded by the exons ATGGGGAAGAAGAAAGAGCGGTCAGTGAATGTGTCGGGCAAGCCCCGTCACTCTCTCGACGTCAACCGCCCCAATGACAAGAagggtgctggcggcggcggcggcgccggcgggagccGGTCCGCGGCCACGGTGCGGCGGCTCAAGATGTACAAACTAAGGCCCATGAGGGACCGCGGTGGGAAGATCGTCAAGCACGACCTCCAGTCCAAGGAGCTCCCCAACACCCGCATCGAGCCTGACCGCCGGTGGTTCG GAAATACACGAGTTATCAATCAGAAAGAACTTGAATATTTCAGGCAAGAACTCCAGGCACGGCTTACAAATAACTACAGTGTGTTACTGAAATCTAAACAGCTGCCACTATCGCTTTTGCAGGATCATCAGAAG CAAGCTCGTGCACATCTTCTTGACACTGAGCCTTTTGAGCATGCCTTTGGACCAAAGGGCAAGCGTAAACGACCAAAACTATCCAGTCTTGATTATGAATCTCTAATAAAGAAAGCTGATGATTCTCAAG ATGCGTTTGAGGAAAAACATGCTTCATCAAAGTTGCcaaaggatgaagaggaagatggcTTAAGGGATCTAGTCAGGCATAATATGTTTGAGAAGGGACAAAGCAAAAGAATTTGGGGTGAACTTTATAAAGTTCTTGACTCTTCAGATGTTGTTGTGCAG GTGTTGGATGCCAGGGATCCAATGGGCACGAGATGCTACCATCTGGAGAAACATCTGAAGGAGAATGCCAAGCACAAACACCTGGTATTCTTACTAAATAAG TGTGATCTAATACCTGCTTGGGCAACAAAAGGGTGGTTGCGTACTCTATCGAGGGACTATCCCACCCTAGCATTCCATGCAAGCATCAACAAGTCATTTGGAAAA GGATCTCTTCTTTCAGTATTAAGGCAGTTTGCCCGTTTGAGGAGTGACAAGCAAGCCATATCTGTTGGATTTGTTGGATATCCCAACGTTGGGAAGTCCTCAGTTATCAACACATTACGCTCCAAGACT GTTTGCAAGGTAGCTCCCATTCCTGGGGAGACTAAGGTGTGGCAATACATCACCATGACTAAAAGAATCTTCTTAATTGATTGCCCTGGGGTTGTGTACCAAAACAATGATACAGAGACTGATGTAGTTCTTAAGGGTGTG GTACGGGTGACAAATTTGGATGATGCTTCTGAGCACATTGGGGAAGTTCTAAGGCGTGTAAAGAAGGAGCATCTACAAAGAGCTTACAAAATACAAGactg GGCTGATGATAATGATTTTCTCGTCCAGCTGAGCAAGATGAGTGGAAAGCTACTCAAG GGTGGGGAACCTGATCTGACAACAGCAGCCAAGATGGTACTTCATGACTGGCAGAGGGGCAAGATACCCTTTTTTGTGCCTCCGCCGCAGCAGAATGAAGATGGTCCTTCTAAGATTACTGAACCTGTGGAGGGATCTGGTGAGGAAGTGGTCAGCAGTGACCGGGCTGCTGCTGCCATGAAAGCCATTGCGGGAATTATCTCTTCGCAGCAAACTATGAATGTCCCCTGCCAGAAGGAACTTGGCAGAAATGGCGAAGACAGTGAACTCCCGGAGCAATCAGACCTTTTGGTAAAAGACTGA